One region of Gigantopelta aegis isolate Gae_Host chromosome 7, Gae_host_genome, whole genome shotgun sequence genomic DNA includes:
- the LOC121377614 gene encoding uncharacterized protein LOC121377614 gives MKYTLVLILLVAITFNHQTEGLGRRRRRNTNNKDAGMLDKRDLSEFDTNKDGHVDEAELENLFNTREARDILERAGGKDGNNTMTLQEFQKFIKYIYKLE, from the exons ATGAAGTACACTCTTGTGCTCATATTGCTGGTAGCGATCACCTTCAATCACCAGACTGAGGGTTTGGGACGACGGAGGCGGAGGAATACCAACAATAAAGATGCAGGAATGCTCGACAAGCGAG atCTGTCCGAGTTTGACACCAACAAGGACGGACATGTGGACGAGGCTGAACTAGAAAACTTGTTTAACACGCGGGAGGCTCGGGATATCTTGGAGAGAGCTGGTGGAAAAGACG GAAACAACACCATGACTTTGCAAGAGTtccaaaaatttattaaatatatatacaaattggaaTAA